The Lysobacter luteus genome contains the following window.
TGGCGCGTGGCCGCGTGTGGAGCGGCTCGCAGGCCAAGGCGCGCGGGCTGGTCGACGAACTGGGCGGGCTCAACACCGCGATCGACGCCGCCGCCAAGCTCGCCGGGCTGGAGGACAACTACGCGGTCCATTACCTGGAGAAGGCCGCCACCCCGTTCGAGCGCTGGTTCACCGGCTTTGCCAGCAGCCGGATCGGCGTGGCCATGCTGTCGGATTCAGACATCGCGCGCGGCCTGCTGGCGCGCGCGGTGCCGCAGGCGGCGGCCGACCTGAAGCTGCTGGAAGGCGCGATCACGCCGGTGGCCGGCGTACCGGTGAAGTCGCTGGCGTACTGCTTCTGCGGCGAGTAGGCGCCGGCTAGCCGTGCGTGGCCTCGGCCGCCTGCGGCTCCGGCGGCCGTTCCGGGTCGGGCGCGTCGGGTTTGGTGCAGGCCGCCAGCAGTACCACGGCGGCCACGGCGGCGACCCGCAACAGGGTGGTCGGCGACATCGCGGCATCCTCCGGTTGACTCGCGGCTTATCCTACGCCGGTCGTGACACCGCGCCCGCCCGGCGCGGACCCCGATAGGAGCAGGCATGGATCCCAGGCGCTGGCGGCTCGACGGCCAACTCGCACTCGTCACCGGCGGCAGCGCCGGTATCGGCCGCGCGATCGCGCGAGAGCTGCTCGGCTTCGGCGCCGACGTGCTGCTGGCCGCGCGTGACGCCGCCGGCCTCGACGCCGCCCGCACCGAACTGCTCGAGGACTTCCCCGAGCGCGAGGTGCAGTGCTTCGCCGCCGACGTCGGCATCGAGGAGCAGCGCCGGGAGCTGCTCGACTGGGTCGAGGACTTCGGCGAAGGCCTGCACGTGCTGGTCAACAACGCCGGCATGAACATCGGCAAGGCGAGCACCGATTACGGCGACGCCGAATGGCGCGAGATCTTCGAGGTCAACCTGTTTTCGGCGTTCGAACTGTCGCGCTACCTGCACCCGTTGCTGACCCGCCATGCGGCATCGAGCATCGTCAACGTCGGCAGCGTCTCGGGCCTGACCCACGTGCGCACCGGCGCGCCCTACGGCATGAGCAAGGCGGCGTTGCACCAGCTGACCCGGAACCTGGCGGTCGAGTGGGCCGGGGACGGCATCCGGGTCAACGCGGTGGCGCCGTGGTACATCCGCACCCGCCGCACGTCCGGCAAACTGGCCGACCCGGACTACCTCGACGAGGTGCTGCTGCGCACGCCGATGGGGCGCGTGGGCGAACCGGAGGAAGTGGCCGCGGCCGTGGCGTTCCTGTGCCTCCCAGCCGCCGGCTACGTCACCGGCGAGTGCATCGCGGTCGACGGCGGGTTCCTGCGTTACGGGTTCTGAGCCGGGCGGTCGCGGCTCGCAGTCAGCCGTCGCAGCGGTTGCGCTCGACGATCGCGCGCACGCGCTCCAGTTCGGCGCGTGCCGCCACCGGGTCGTCGCTGCGGGCGAACTGGACCGTCGCCTCGCTCGCCTGCAGCAGCTCCTCCCAGCGTGCGCACCGGTCCGCCTCGGGCACGGGCTGGCAGGCGTCGACCACGACCATGCAGGCTGCCCCGGCGCCGCGGGTCGGGTCGCCGCCCAGACCGGTGGTGCGCATCGCCGCACAGCGCTCGGCGGGGACCTCGCTGTCGGTCAGGTAGTCCTCGCGCTCCCAGGTGCGGCACGCGAACAGCGGTGGCGGCGGGCGGCGTTCGACCGGGACGTCGCTGTCGACCTCGACCAGGACCGTGCCATGGGTGTCCGGCGGTGGGGGTTCCACCGGCATCGGCATCAGTGATGGCCGCGCGGCCGGTGTTGCGGCCGGCGTCGGCACGGGGATGTACGGCTCGGACGGGGGCGGCGTGGTCTCGACCACGCGGCGCTGCTCGCGGCTGCCGCGGGGGCAGGGGTCGTCGTTCTGCACCGTGACCGCGCCATCGGCGGCGGTGCAGCGGTAGATCACCACTTCGTCCTGCGCAGCGACGGACGTGGCGGTGGCG
Protein-coding sequences here:
- a CDS encoding SDR family oxidoreductase, which codes for MDPRRWRLDGQLALVTGGSAGIGRAIARELLGFGADVLLAARDAAGLDAARTELLEDFPEREVQCFAADVGIEEQRRELLDWVEDFGEGLHVLVNNAGMNIGKASTDYGDAEWREIFEVNLFSAFELSRYLHPLLTRHAASSIVNVGSVSGLTHVRTGAPYGMSKAALHQLTRNLAVEWAGDGIRVNAVAPWYIRTRRTSGKLADPDYLDEVLLRTPMGRVGEPEEVAAAVAFLCLPAAGYVTGECIAVDGGFLRYGF
- a CDS encoding DUF4124 domain-containing protein codes for the protein MRAMYRPRRAAQWCLALLLVCATATSVAAQDEVVIYRCTAADGAVTVQNDDPCPRGSREQRRVVETTPPPSEPYIPVPTPAATPAARPSLMPMPVEPPPPDTHGTVLVEVDSDVPVERRPPPPLFACRTWEREDYLTDSEVPAERCAAMRTTGLGGDPTRGAGAACMVVVDACQPVPEADRCARWEELLQASEATVQFARSDDPVAARAELERVRAIVERNRCDG